Proteins found in one Terribacillus sp. DMT04 genomic segment:
- a CDS encoding VWA domain-containing protein, whose product MKKRFVYLILGITCFLVGCSTNSASDEPSNAERVSKETAETKTVDMDTLNNLSTNGTLPDLKKQPAGRVAASISEDTADADKDVSEDAVDAAIPYLKDVIKEDNNPETLHRALIASLGSPSYKETIEAAEALQPSFEDPYLPRPEAADKEADPAVENSIILLDASSSMLLEVDGEQKMRIAKDAVKSFAKTLGSSSNVSLIVYGHKGSESDSDMELSCNGIEELYPSGAYDAEEFTEAAEAIVAKGWTPLAGAIEFAAKKSSSLEGDTAIYIVSDGKDTCGGDPIKAAEQAASEESGIVNVIGFNVDEESEDQLVKVAEAGTGEYYRADSAEDLQTTIEYEWLPSTIDLVWAPVNIPPNSWEVLDEYKRQRKELDKVANIMRNEEERYEAALAKLSEDEIISGEMQDKVMRLIQERFTTAQEELSGLEQDKIDAVDARQKEIREEVEVWVEEMKKLKEKSA is encoded by the coding sequence ATGAAAAAAAGATTTGTGTATTTGATCTTAGGTATCACTTGTTTTTTAGTTGGATGCAGTACGAATAGTGCATCAGATGAACCATCAAATGCTGAGCGAGTGAGCAAAGAAACGGCTGAGACAAAGACAGTTGATATGGATACACTTAACAATTTGAGCACAAATGGCACACTGCCGGATCTGAAGAAGCAGCCAGCCGGCCGCGTTGCTGCATCTATTTCAGAAGATACAGCAGATGCTGATAAAGATGTTTCTGAGGATGCTGTTGATGCAGCAATTCCGTATTTGAAAGACGTAATAAAGGAAGATAATAATCCAGAGACTTTACATAGAGCGCTGATTGCTTCTTTAGGAAGTCCTTCTTATAAAGAAACAATTGAAGCAGCTGAAGCATTGCAGCCTTCCTTTGAGGATCCTTATTTGCCGCGGCCAGAAGCAGCAGATAAGGAAGCAGATCCTGCAGTTGAGAATAGTATCATTTTGCTGGATGCCAGCTCAAGTATGCTTCTGGAAGTAGATGGGGAGCAGAAAATGCGAATAGCGAAAGATGCGGTGAAGAGTTTTGCGAAGACGCTTGGAAGCTCCAGTAATGTCTCACTAATAGTATACGGCCATAAAGGATCGGAATCAGATTCAGATATGGAATTATCTTGTAATGGCATTGAAGAATTGTACCCCTCTGGTGCTTATGATGCAGAAGAGTTTACAGAAGCAGCAGAAGCAATTGTCGCAAAAGGGTGGACGCCGCTCGCAGGTGCAATAGAATTTGCAGCTAAGAAAAGCAGTTCCTTAGAAGGAGATACAGCAATTTATATCGTAAGTGATGGGAAAGATACGTGCGGCGGTGATCCTATTAAGGCGGCTGAGCAGGCGGCAAGCGAGGAATCAGGTATTGTAAATGTTATTGGTTTTAATGTCGATGAAGAATCCGAAGACCAGCTGGTTAAAGTAGCAGAAGCAGGAACAGGTGAATACTACCGCGCGGATAGTGCAGAAGATTTGCAGACAACAATCGAGTATGAATGGCTGCCATCCACAATTGATCTTGTGTGGGCGCCGGTTAATATTCCGCCAAATAGCTGGGAAGTACTTGATGAATATAAACGGCAGCGCAAAGAGCTCGACAAGGTAGCGAATATCATGCGAAATGAAGAAGAGCGGTATGAAGCTGCACTTGCCAAACTATCAGAAGATGAGATTATTTCTGGAGAGATGCAAGATAAAGTGATGCGATTAATCCAGGAACGTTTTACTACTGCGCAGGAAGAACTAAGCGGGTTGGAGCAGGATAAAATTGATGCGGTAGATGCACGTCAGAAAGAGATACGGGAAGAAGTCGAGGTCTGGGTGGAAGAGATGAAAAAGCTAAAAGAGAAATCTGCGTAA
- a CDS encoding n-acetylglutamate synthase, producing the protein MNYHNLIFRAVANSDNGEVSSQTTFHYRQEGQILTAAYHGGSILEGRLIGLVDPDGKLRFRYHHINEQGELRSGQCLSTPEILPDGRIRLYEQWEWMYDDESHGHSIVEQVEG; encoded by the coding sequence ATGAATTATCATAATTTGATATTTCGTGCTGTTGCTAATTCGGACAACGGGGAAGTATCTAGTCAGACGACTTTTCATTACCGACAGGAAGGTCAAATCCTTACAGCAGCTTATCATGGCGGTTCAATTCTAGAAGGCAGGCTAATTGGTCTGGTAGATCCGGATGGCAAACTTCGATTTCGTTATCATCACATTAATGAACAAGGTGAACTGCGCAGCGGGCAGTGTTTGTCGACACCAGAAATCTTGCCGGACGGCCGAATTCGATTATATGAGCAGTGGGAATGGATGTATGATGACGAGTCGCACGGACATTCAATTGTGGAGCAAGTGGAAGGGTAA
- the purT gene encoding formate-dependent phosphoribosylglycinamide formyltransferase, with protein MFQTKKMLLLGSGELGKEVVLEAQRLGLETIAVDRYDGAPAMAVADRSYVIDMLDASKLRQILEWEKADFIVPEIEAIATDELVELEKEGYHVVPTAKAAQLTMDREGIRRFAAETLDVPTAAYQFADTYEEFQAAVEEIGFPCVIKPLMSSSGKGQSICRSKEDIETSWQMAMEGGRVQKPRVIVEEFIRFDAEITLLTVRAVNGTYFCAPIGHEQENGDYIASWQPHPLTDAQLEEAQEIAERVTAGLGGYGLFGVELFLADDKVYFSEVSPRPHDTGMVTMATQQLSQFALHIRAILGLPITEIKLMQPGATSPLKADAALESYHISGIREALQEPETQIRVFRKPTATVGRRVAVVLSAADTVEEAKARAERARKRLSVESQNELS; from the coding sequence ATGTTTCAAACGAAGAAAATGCTCTTACTTGGATCAGGAGAATTAGGAAAAGAAGTTGTACTGGAAGCGCAGCGGCTTGGACTTGAGACGATTGCAGTGGATCGATACGACGGAGCACCAGCAATGGCTGTCGCAGATCGAAGCTATGTGATTGATATGCTGGATGCTAGTAAGCTAAGACAGATTCTCGAATGGGAAAAAGCAGATTTTATCGTTCCGGAAATTGAAGCTATTGCTACAGATGAATTAGTGGAGTTAGAGAAAGAAGGATACCATGTCGTGCCGACGGCCAAAGCAGCACAATTGACGATGGATCGAGAAGGTATACGTCGATTTGCTGCCGAAACATTAGATGTGCCAACGGCTGCCTACCAATTTGCTGATACATATGAAGAATTTCAAGCAGCAGTAGAAGAAATCGGGTTTCCATGTGTGATTAAACCGTTAATGAGTTCATCAGGCAAAGGGCAGAGCATTTGCCGAAGCAAAGAAGATATCGAGACAAGCTGGCAGATGGCGATGGAAGGAGGCAGAGTACAGAAACCGCGTGTCATTGTGGAAGAGTTTATTCGTTTTGATGCAGAAATCACACTGTTAACCGTTAGAGCTGTGAACGGAACGTACTTCTGTGCACCGATTGGGCATGAGCAAGAGAATGGCGATTATATAGCTTCCTGGCAGCCGCATCCACTGACAGATGCGCAGCTGGAGGAGGCGCAGGAAATAGCTGAACGAGTGACAGCAGGACTAGGCGGATATGGATTGTTCGGCGTAGAGCTTTTCCTTGCTGATGACAAAGTATACTTTAGTGAAGTTTCGCCTCGGCCGCATGATACTGGTATGGTGACAATGGCGACACAGCAGCTGTCTCAATTTGCTTTGCATATTCGCGCAATCCTGGGGTTGCCAATCACAGAGATAAAGCTAATGCAGCCTGGTGCCACAAGCCCATTGAAGGCCGATGCAGCACTTGAATCCTACCATATTTCCGGTATACGGGAAGCGCTGCAAGAACCGGAAACCCAAATTAGAGTGTTCCGCAAACCGACGGCAACTGTCGGGCGTCGTGTTGCAGTTGTTTTATCAGCTGCAGACACAGTTGAGGAAGCGAAAGCGCGTGCGGAGCGCGCGCGGAAACGGTTAAGCGTGGAGAGTCAAAATGAATTATCATAA